In Megalopta genalis isolate 19385.01 chromosome 7, iyMegGena1_principal, whole genome shotgun sequence, a single window of DNA contains:
- the LOC117221596 gene encoding peptidyl-tRNA hydrolase 2, mitochondrial encodes MLAFIKRVKRIFNYTVMYPNTVLCKMVLVVRTDITMGKGKTAAQCAHAAVECYRQAVDSGKCQLYESWLLQGQPKIVVRIRNEEELMALAQKARNVGLVTAIIKDAGKTQLMPGTISTLGIGPGPKDTIDSLTSNLRIL; translated from the coding sequence ATGTTAGCTTTTATAAAACGCGTAAAAcgtatatttaattatactgtAATGTATCCAAATACTGTGCTTTGTAAAATGGTACTTGTTGTGAGGACAGACATTACAATGGGAAAAGGGAAAACTGCAGCTCAATGCGCACATGCTGCTGTAGAATGTTATCGACAAGCTGTGGACAGTGGGAAATGTCAACTGTACGAATCTTGGTTATTACAAGGTCAACCTAAAATTGTTGTTAGAATACGTAATGAGGAAGAATTAATGGCATTAGCACAGAAAGCTCGCAATGTTGGTCTTGTTACCGCTATAATAAAAGATGCTGGTAAAACCCAATTAATGCCTGGTACAATTTCCACTCTTGGAATTGGACCAGGACCAAAAGACACCATAGATAGCCTTACTTCAAATTTGAGAATTTTATAA
- the LOC117221597 gene encoding uncharacterized protein LOC117221597, whose amino-acid sequence MLICYKIDKISCGNCISRQSQPPHYLLFEIFSLCERKAPQDDIDPVEEMLKKTGCMELHYQVQECIAETQDWRKCQGVLKEFRMCMESYQKMREK is encoded by the exons ATGCTTATATgctataaaatagataaaatcagTTGTGGTAATTGTATTTCGCGCCAAAGTCAACCACCTCATTATCTCTTATTTGAAATCTTTTCTCTGTGCGAGAGAAAGGCA CCGCAAGATGATATCGATCCCGTAGAGGAAATGTTAAAAAAAACCGGCTGCATGGAATTGCATTATCAAGTTCAA GAGTGTATAGCAGAAACTCAAGATTGGAGAAAGTGTCAAGGTGTATTGAAAGAATTCAGAATGTGCATGGAGTCTTACCAAAAAATGCGAGAAAAGTAG